The Leptidea sinapis chromosome Z, ilLepSina1.1, whole genome shotgun sequence genomic sequence gaatatttttttaggtgatttgtaagtaaaataataGATAACTAACCATTTTGTTGTAATAGCGTTGGAGATAGGCTCTTCGGTCCTGTGTCAATCGGAGAATGTGCAGTGCTGTGTCCGCTATCAACATCCCCAAGACTTTGGAGTCTTTCGGAGTCAGGACTTGAGTCTTCGTCTAGCAGATAGCCGCATTTGAGCACCAGAAGCGGTCTTACTTGCTGCCCTGGTCGTACAAGACATCCTGTTGCCGCACCAAGTTCATCAGCAAGAGATGAAGGTTGATTACATGATACTAGGTTTGCTGCAAGCGTAATAATATAAGTGAGTAATTTTCTACTACAGTGTTAACTATTAAACATGCAATTATAGGTATGGtacgttaattttattgtaagtaataACTAAGTATGACGCCAGAAATAGCATTTTAATTGGTTGTGAAAATCAAGGCATATAGTAATTATGGTAAAAGGACACTCATGACTTTGTCCGTTTATATGTTGTAGTATAATTTAACAGTTTTGCTTCTAACCCGATTGGATTGAAACCGCATTTAAACCAGTTAAGCTGTTTCTGATCAGCTtgcaaaaacacacacacaaaatcTCTGAATGATTTTTGACCTCGGttagaaaattataatgttttttttgaataatattatgattgtacGCACATCACAtggttatgatttttttatggaaaagaaggacaaacgagcttactcTTActttcttgcaacactagaggaataacaggagcgttgcaggtccttaaggaaggtgtacgcgctgtttttaAGGTAATACGGATTTTGAttgtcaaataataattaaagaataaaCATACCGGTTGCATGggatataataatatcagaacTCGGGGGTGgtataaactaaatattacgatgtataaacaattataaatcaataaatattacgtcaaaataatgtgaaaaatcatattatatcattgaataaataataataaaaataaatcttgacGTTGTGACAAGAAACTATATTTAAGAATTTCAAGATTGCTTGTGCCAAGAGGCTCTGCTCTTCCTTACATCTGTGTGGTTTTTCTTCagttttatcataatttaatggTACTTTCCAGTTTGTTTTGGAATCGTATAAAGTACTAATAAATATAGATAACACACGGGTCGCATATTAATATAGAAATGATTACAAATATTGGCTGGTCTTAGGCAATATCGTAAAAAATGTAAGATTTAtggtttatttcatattttgatagaaATTTAAAACATATGAATGATCAAATTCATtctaattaaatgaaatataatttagcATATCCAAAAACGCGTATAGGAATCCATTTTAATGATTATATCATAGTGTTTCCACTGATCATCGCCAATAAACTTTAACCAAACAAAAGGAAGCCATCTTGAAAGACACGAATCTAATATTTTCTTGGTTAACATAGTCGAAGCTTATGCTAGACTTAGGCTCATGCTTATCATAAATTTCTCTGTATGCTTTAGtgtaataaaatcttaaatacgATACATTAAGCACTCAGTTACGTCATAGATAAATCATAATAAACGATTGTACTTTCAACcccaaatgaataaaaaataacattcaaattaaataacaagGGAACAAAACTAATAAGACTGATTTATAACATAACATAGAACAGTTATTATTTCGCATCCCAAAATAGTGATTCATTCGCCTTAGCACAATTGCGTTATAggagacatttttaaattatcaactATCAAATACATATTGGTCATTCATTAACTTACTTTTTCTGTTCTTTGGTATTTCCGGCAGTTTTCTTCTCCTTCTTTCTCCACTCGTAAATCCTGTGTGTCTTGGACTGCGTTGTGCGTCAGTTACATCTGTTTGGTTAGTTGGAGATAAAGACCTGGAATTTATCGCTTCGGCATCACCCACGCATTTACTGTCCTCTTCGGGTGATTCTTCACTTTTTGACGATGGAGATACATCTTCGAATCCAACATTTGGCACtagactttaaataaaatatttaagttgtaATAACATCAAACCAGTATCAATTGTGAAGAGCGGTTCATAAATTGCCGATATTTCACGTGACGGGAACCTATATTAAAGGGAATTTGTTGCTAAAAAGAAAATAGAATGATAATTGATTGTAATGTAAACTTACGAGTAAAAGGGTGTTGGAGCTTTGATGTGTTGAGGTAATTTATCAAATACACGGCGAAATTCTTCAAACTCGCTGTCAGCCATGTCGCTATAACTGAGTGTCGAAGTTAGTAGAACGCGCATGCGCGAAGGGGGTTTTAGTGGCTATCGACCCTAACTTACCCTTTCAATAAAACCCTCATTGCGCATGGCTTCATATATGTATGTTGCGCGCGCTGTCTTTACTTTCAACAGTGACTGTTCATTAAAGTAACATGAATCAGCGGGAAATCCAAACAATTGTCAGGTTGAGTAATATATTGTTTCTTAAACAAAAGCTTCTTTTGACCGTTTGGCCCCACATCTCGGGCTACCTAAACACTGCTTCACATCTATCTGACAGCATAGCCCcgtaaaaagttattattatgtacatagcTGACCTAGGATAATGTTATTTAGGAGCGGCCAaacttattacaatatttttcatacaaacgcCCGTATGTAATTACGGTGGTTTAACGCAACCTTCTTAAAAAAAGTTTTGCATTGTATCTAGATTTCTATTGAAGCAGAAGACacaaatttcaagaaacaaTTTCAGTATTATAATCCAAATATCTGCTTTTTTGCACCAATTATACCAGTAATTTGGCCgttaaaagtaaagaaaacttTGCGATATCAACCTAGCGCATGTAATGGAGGTTGTATACGAAAAACATTTGTTTCACATATTTGTGAAGATTAAAAATCACGTATTTCCTAGAAGGAGTCTTATTGAATTTTTGCTCcccatttttgttaatttttttttatggaataggaggacaaacgagagtacgggtcacctggtgttaagtgatcaccgacgcccacaatctcttgcaacaccagagaaatcacaggagcgttgccggcctttaaggaaggagtatgcgctattttttgaaggtacccatgtcgtatcgtcgcggaaacaccgcataaggaagctcattccacagctttctagtacgtggaagaacgcTCCTTGACATCCGCGCTGTggcggaccgccacacatccagatggtggggatgatatcctaacttgtggctcCATTGTTATCGCTTTCTCTTGCTTGTCAATAACAAGCAGTCCAAACAACATGCTTTTCGACCATGAATGAGTTGGCGATAGACATGACCGGGAAGGCCCGGTCAAGATGGAATCACAactaaaagaaatataatagaaatgaaaattttcagtaaaatatatttaaataaactaaataagaTTGTATCAGCTGTGGTTTTTTAGccgttttcttttctttatctGACACATGACgtattttcttaaatgattataatctttAGGAAATATAGTGCTTATTGCgtatattaaaagtaatatttagtattttagtgcatattctagaaaaataaacatcacgaaagtagtattgaataatcaattattaattgtgaaatatttctttatttggatTGTTGCTATATGTAACCACACAGTCTAATGCAGAACACgacacttttatattttttaattaatatccgttaaaacactgATCTATAACAATAAAAACGCTAAAAAtaaaacgcggtccaatttgactGGGGTAACGGacacttaaggcgacactaaatgccagcgaccttgagcgatatgagttcacggcttccggcccgccatctatgtaacaaagccaatattttcaaaattcttgcgtggaaaacagtttatatgcttacaatcctcgttattcattactaatctgaataaatatacctacacaaaaaagtataagggataagaataacttttctgagagttgtactaaaataatgcgtcatgccatgccaaaaaacttgtttaactgcaaggaaaagtggtagttcaaaaaggcgctgcagtgttaactataaccaacaagcattagcaacctacaaataagaattaaggatatgtgtaacaggattaagtagtgtacatagctcgaaatgctatattttcaccaaaaaacttgtctaaaacaccttgtttgcgtgttttctgcttactcttcgccttaattgTATCAAAAGTACAGTTTGCAGTACATACGTACATTTGTGTACAGCTTATAGTATGTGTTCAGATTTTAAATAAACGACTTACAATTCAAAAACACTCTtatcaaactacaaaataataaaaattacatcacTTTAAATGCGTACTTTTTCCTGCTGATACAATTATGTAagtacatttttaagttaatcGAACATTTTAAGATGTTTAAATTTACGTagaaaataaacattacatacACAGAAACTGGTGAATGaaagaattttaaaaacttcttaagatcaaatatttatatgaccATTTTAGTAAAAAAGTGGGTGAAGAGTTCTAGTCTGAAAATGTTCGTTATTTCTGAAGAGCTCTTTCATCTCGTGAATGGACAGTAACGCACGTTTAAAGAGTAAAGTCAACAATTCAAGTCACAATCCACAATGAAAGCAAATACGTTGTCCCGACGACAATTAAATAGAAGTTGATAAGAATTCACGTAAATACATAAAAGGGGGATTCCTTATTATAATTCGTCACAAGTAGCCGCCGGCGACTTCGCTCGCTATTGTTACTTTTTcaatcttaattattattaaatctaattattattatatataatattatgagggTCTAAAGTATATTTGCGTGGAACTCatgttcattttatttaatgatagaAACATAAATTTGATTCAATTCTCAACCCTCTAGTAAACGATTTGCTAAAAAAAGTTTAGCCAAATGTCTTGAATATGGGCCGCAAAAAACGAAAAGACAATAACTGGTTTCCTAGTGTAACGAATACAAAATGTTCCATGATTATAATTCCGAATGTAGGACAAATTATACATTGAAAGGTTGTCATTTATTTTTAGTCCGATCTTTATGATTTACTAGTACAAGATCTGAAGATGGAAATAATGCGTTTCATCTTTTGCGCAGCTTTGACATTTTTCATATCTAGAATAAAacctttaaaattatataattttgacatgtgaaattttacattatttacaaataatatagatctaatgttatatttatatcattcattaaaaataaaataaaaacacgttTTTACGAGTCATTATTATCTCTTTCTCTCTCTATTcatattttctcttttattcatatttgttgatgaaagagtaaaaatATGTACCCGTTTCATTTCTTTTATctgattattatttcattttatattatactagcggcaaacattgttttgccatatatatttatttttagtgttcgaccgtATTTTCTCCTTTTATAGCCAACTACCAcgaaaaaatctttaaatttttcgggttaatataatatagcacaTGGCACTCAcaaaaatgtggctttctattggtatcAGAAAATCTAACATCTTTTCAATAGATCCAgaatttacataaattttagcctgtgttattctgatgagtaagctataatattgtaaagtatcattaaaatccattttgTGGTTTTCATAATAACTCCTTTGgctgatattatggttactaggtcTGGCTTTTTGAATGtgagcagtaagctaactgtttcagaatgttTTATAGAGGAATCAtatttgggtgtagataaagtcttacagtagataattaggtattgataggttaggttaggttaggttgatATTATTACAtgaacccacattcgtgttttaatacacaacagttgcataaataacaataaaataactttaacataTAACGAAATATCacttataaatacaataattaaaattaaataattgagaataagaaattgatgattttatttttagtgcatataagcaaaattattgaatttccaATGATTTCGCGAAAATTAGAAAATTTCTAAAATCTTTAtgcaaatttattaataaattcgtaaataaaattggagattttcaaaaaatattcctgcgcaatttgaaacattttttttaaaccagtcaaatttaatgtttaataaacattatttcagAAAAAATGAGTTACCCTCAAgacacgcctaaagaagtttaacttcaaaaacacgggGCTCCATCAGCATATAGGTACCCTCGTTTTAAGAACCTTGGTCCTGTTAAATGCTTTAAGCCACCCCTGATCGAAGATGGTTGCTGTGTTCAGAGTCCAGACTTACCGCTGGATCCCAGGTGATGGTCCCGAAGGTCCATGGAAAATAGGCTTTGGTCTCCCACATCTGGGTTTTGCGGTGGTGTAGTAACCATTATCTGACAAAATTATACTAAAGCAGATTCCCTTGTATTGTCAGTGGTACGTGAGCCATATGTCGTGGTGGGTCCTTCCAGTTTAATGGAGTCGAGAGCAGAATGGCCCCTGAATTATGTTCACTGGAATTATCACCTATAATTCATGACATAGGATTATCTGATTTGTATTCTTAGGTTACCATATAGACTAATTGCAAACTCACAactatattttgaaaatttattgaattgtgaacattaatttattgattaattGTTACTATAGTGCAAATTGTAAAATTACTAGATCCTGTAAACGTTACAAcaacttattaaataaagtagatctcctaaaattttcttcatcGAGCACcaaacaaacaataaagttAACTAATAAGTTGTTCCAGATTACATAATTGTAGTTTGTTTTAAACCGTAACATTACATACAATAGTtatatattaagtctcatttgcccagtaatttcactcgctaccgcgcccttcagaacgaaacaaaataattcttacacattacttcttaccgtcagaaataggcgccggtgtcGTACCCATCCATAATCAACccagcatcctgtgtaaaggagccaaTACAACTTTGCTAATAGGACAAGTCTCGGATAGATTGCATGCAATATTGGTACAAGCTAGTTAGTACTAGTAATACAATTACGGCTGGCAATGAGAGAGCATCGATCTATAGTCGTCGTAAGGTTAAGTTCAGTTTGAAGCTCAAGGTTCGACTCAGCTTTAGCTATTAGTTGGTAATTGTATCTCACACATTAGTTGAACATTGAATTCAACTACGATTTACCCACATCAGCTCAATTAAGGGATACTTAAGATATTACTGCTTTTATCCGAATTTGTTTTATGATGAATGATGTAACATATCGCAAAAAATCTCACACGAcctttcagaaaaaaaaaatgttttttttaaatcacgacgagtagatttaaaaaaaaacattttttttttctgaaatgtACTGGTTtacttttcatttattttcgtttattttcatttgaactcaataagaaattttaattatattcttGTAACCATGTTAGGTACAATTttgttgtatatttataaaatatgtaaatccgTATTTGTACTTTTTATGGCAATTAAAAGGGTTTTAAACAATAATGATGATTAATTTCGGAGTAAGGAATTCCTAGATTCTGTTCATGTTCTATAATTTTATACTAACAATTTTATACTCAATTAGAGTTTTCTGTAGTCGTAGTTCTAAGTGTAGTAAAGATATGAGGAGCAATTCAACCAAAAATTGATTAgcataaatactaaaaataatttaacgacGCCCGTCTTGCATTTATTCACATCATCCATCTTGATAAAGAtctacggccgttcccaatattaagtctacctccggttgtggcctacttgggataaaaatcgtaactatcgttgacttttctgtcaataataagaatgacttatcgggtatattgggacagcttgagattattgacagctacttactgacagtagaaggtagtaatttatctctatctgtagatagtatattgggaccGGCTGCTAGTTGTATGCTGTAGTAATCCCTATGGAGGGCTAATCGATCTTTCAATCAAAAActttggcagttgtagagagAAGTGTAAACTTAGAACTTTAAATTGCATAATGCTTAaaacaattcaattattaattccaattaatttttaagtctcattttcaataatatattaatcaaacaaaaatacttttacaaCGATACACAACAAGACTTTGACGTTTCACAAGTAAACATATTGGTTTATAAGTtcctaatttttaaatcatataaatagTTTAAAGCTTACTTTTTTAAGTCCGGCTTTAATTTATCCATAGTTTATATTGAATAAATGCGATTTTAGATTGTGCAGTGATAAAGAGATTTCGTACGAACTTCTAATTCATTTATAAACttttaacaataaacaatagtAACTTTATGTGCGGGCAGTTAGTAAAATAAAAGTGACGgtgatgtaaaataatttaatgcgCGTCTCCGTGCAGTTTTAGCATCTGTATGCTTTATCTGAAGAGCGAGTTCGGCTTGCATTAGCATTGCGGCTCGTTTACTGCCGTTTTGTCATAGATTAAAATAACTCAGATCTGTTGGATGTTTTGTGGACCCAGTTTGCATCGAATTGTATTCTGTGCTAACCATTGTCAGTTaagtattacaattaaatattatattataatatggataAGAAAAAATGGGGATGTTGTACACCTGCCAAAGACAACAaagacaaatttataaaatgtttaaaatgcaCTAAAACCTATCATTACGCCTGCATGTCGTTGGATGATGCCGTATTTAACCCGGAAATGCGTGCCGTTTGGGGTTGTCCTGACTGTTTGCGTACAATCCCCAAACCAGCTAAAAATGATAGTACGCCGGCACGCAATGTTTCTACAACGAGGGGGAGTAAAAGACAAGCCCTTAATTCACAACCCATGGACAAATCCATCTCTTCTTTTACTCGGGATGATATTCGAGAGGTGGTGGAAGATGTTGTCAAAAGTACTATGAACGACTTTTTCTCTTCGATGCAGGATAATTTAATGAGTGCTATCAACAAAGAGCTTAAGCCAATAAGATTAGAATTGTCCTCAATTACGGACTCAATCAACTTTATGAGTAACCAATACGATGAAATGAAGAAAGATCACGAAAGTTCTAAATTAAAGTTAGCCGACCTTGGGAAAAAAATGCAGCCCTTACTAATACTATAGAAGATTTATGTGTGCGTATTAATCAAATGGAACAGCAACTTCGTCAATGCAATATTGAGTTGCAGTGTGTACCCGAACGCAAAAACGAAAACCTTATTGATATTATAACAGAACTAGGAAAGGTCATTGGCTGTAACTTAAGCTCTAATGACGTACTTCATTGCACTCGCACAGCGAAGACAAAAGCGGATACTCCTAGACCTCGCTCCGTAGTTGTTCAACTTTCCTCTATACGGATGCGTGATCAGGTTATTGCTGCCGTCTCTAAGTTTAACAAAGATAACCCTCAAAACAAGTTGAACAGTGCTCATGTGGGTCTACTGAGTAATAATATAACACCAATTTTTGTAAATGAGCACTTGTCACCTACTAACAAATCCTTACATGCTGCGGCAAGAATTAAAGCAAAGGAGAAAGGATATAAATTCACATGGATTCTCAATGGCAAAATTTTTATAAGGAAAAATGAGGGTTCCCAATATATTctgatcaaaaataaaaatacgctGGACAATCTTATTTAGGTGttaattattagattatttttagtgataaataaatttaaaattcgaTAGTTTAAATGTATACTATCAGAACTCAAGAGGcttaaaaactaaaacacaTAATTTTTATCGCCAAgtgttatgtaataattatgatatagtGGTTCTAACTGAGACCTGGTTAAATAGTAGTGTGGCGAGTAGCGAGCTTTTCGACCCGAGATACATAGTGTATAGAAGAGACAG encodes the following:
- the LOC126978964 gene encoding uncharacterized protein LOC126978964, producing the protein MEQQLRQCNIELQCVPERKNENLIDIITELGKVIGCNLSSNDVLHCTRTAKTKADTPRPRSVVVQLSSIRMRDQVIAAVSKFNKDNPQNKLNSAHVGLLSNNITPIFVNEHLSPTNKSLHAAARIKAKEKGYKFTWILNGKIFIRKNEGSQYILIKNKNTLDNLI